Sequence from the Elusimicrobiota bacterium genome:
GGCCGGCGGGCCGATGAGACCGCGTTCCAGCAGCGGCTGCAAGCCGCCAACAGCGAGTTCATGGTCGGGGTCTATCCGCTGCTGTTGACTGTGATTCGACCTCAAGAGGCGCTGGCCCTTTTGCGCGAAATGGCGAGCGTGCGGCCCGGACAGGCCGCCGTTCTCCTGGAAGAGGCCCGGTTGGCGGCGCGCGCGGGCGACCGGAAGCTGGCGCTGGAGTCGCTGGCGCGCGTGCAGGCGGCGAAGCTCGATCCGCAGGACCAGTCCAGGATGCGCGGGCTGTACGCGAGTCTGGGCGAGCACCGCGCGCCGCTGGCGATGCTGCAAAGCCGGCTCAAGAGCTCGCCGGAAAACTCGCGCTTGTGGCTGGAGCAGGCGGGCTTCGCCGCGCGCGCGGGCGACCGGGGATTGGCGCTCGCGTCGCTGGCGCGCGTGCAGGCGGCGAAGCTCGATCCGCAAGACCGGTTCGAGATGCGCGGGCTCTACGCGGATCTGGGCGAGTACCACGCGCCGCTGGCGATGCTGCAAAGCCGGCTCAAGGACTCGCCGGAAGACCCGCGCTTGTGGCTGGAGCAGGCGGATTTCGCCGCGCGCGCGGGCGACCGGAAGCTGGCGCTGGAGTCTCTGGCCAACGCCCAGAAAGGGAAGCTCGATCCGCGGAAAGCTCGATCCGCAGGACCAGTCCAGGATCTTCAGGATCTATGCGAATCTGGACGAGTACAACGCTGCGCTGGCGATGCTCCCGGGCCTGCTCAAGAGCTCGCCGGCTGACCCGCGATTATGGCTGGAGCGGGCAGACCTCGCCGTGCGCGCGGGCGACCGGAAGCTGGCGCTGGAGTCTCTGGCGCGCGTACAGGAGGCGAAGCTCGATGCGCAGGGCCGATCCAGGATGTGCCGGATCTACGCGAATCTAGGCGAGTACCGCGGAGGCGAAGCTCGATGCGCAGGGCCGGTCCAGGATGTGCCGGATCTACGCGAATCTAGGCGAGTACCGCGCTGCGCTGGCGATGCTCCCAGGCCTGCTCAAAAAATCGCCGGATGACGCGCGATTGTGGCTGGAGCAGGCGGACCTCGCCGCGCGCGCGGGCGACCGGAAGCTGGCGCTGGAGTCTCTGCCGCGCGCGAAGACGGCGAAGCTCGATGCGCAAGACCGATCGAGGCTGCGCGGGATCTACGCCGATCTGGGCGAATATCACGCTGCGCTGGCGATGCTTCAAGGCCCGCTCAAGAGCTCGCCGGA
This genomic interval carries:
- a CDS encoding tetratricopeptide repeat protein, with the protein product MCRIYANLGEYRAALAMLPGLLKKSPDDARLWLEQADLAARAGDRKLALESLPRAKTAKLDAQDRSRLRGIYADLGEYHAALAMLQGPLKSSPENSRLWLEQADLAARAGDRKLALESLARVRTAKLDAREVSRMRA